Proteins encoded by one window of Rutidosis leptorrhynchoides isolate AG116_Rl617_1_P2 chromosome 7, CSIRO_AGI_Rlap_v1, whole genome shotgun sequence:
- the LOC139858251 gene encoding MLO-like protein 4: protein MEVKEGKSLGETPTWAVASVVSVMVLVGFSINASLRHIEKWLYRTKRKALIAALNKIKEELMLFAVLSLLMGHWIVYAAQICVKSSALSSQFYPCSVEKSVEESLHHQISFISNSNYSISRQLISHKNHEFCPQGTSSFASEESLEQLHRFLFVLGVTHVSYSFFAIALAMIKIYSWRIWENQAKAMAHPHPQGMKRLSTFIYRNTAHPWSQHNILIWLLCFSRNIWSSINRTDYRALRLGFITTHNLPLSYDFHNYMLRSMEEEFRDIVGISIPLWIFAISCILLGFHGTHIYFWLSFLPIIFIMLVGTKLHRIVIKLAVETKNMSQSQRMERSHFNLRDGLFWFGRPRLLLRLIQFISFQNAFEMATCLWSLWEVNETSCFTKNHQVLVIRLTFGVISQFWCSFITFPLYVIVTQMGSRFKKTIVSENVRESLHTWRRRVKAKHGHNRDFSLLPMTSSTMSLDSLVDHDDHDEIVPISSPHAFMKNSQSRVHEVSTCHDDDDDDDDDCEETDVSCDSEKFEPEIIN from the exons ATGGAAGTAAAAGAAGGGAAATCATTGGGGGAAACACCAACATGGGCTGTTGCTAGTGTTGTATCAGTCATGGTTCTTGTTGGATTCTCCATTAATGCATCTCTTAGACACATTGAGAAG TGGCTGTATAGAACAAAGAGGAAAGCTCTTATTGCTGCTCTAAACAAGATCAAAGAAG AACTAATGCTATTTGCTGTTCTATCATTGCTGATGGGTCATTGGATAGTATATGCTGCTCAGATTTGTGTTAAATCATCAGCATTAAGCAGCCAGTTTTATCCATGCTCAGTTGAAAAAAGTGTTGAAGAGTCATTACATCATCAAATATCTTTCATTAGTAACTCAAATTACTCGATTTCCAGGCAGCTTATAAGCCATAAAAACCATGAGTTCTGTCCTCAG GGCACTTCATCGTTTGCTTCTGAAGAAAGTCTTGAGCAGCTACACCGTTTCTTGTTTGTTTTGGGCGTGACACACGTATCTTACAGCTTCTTTGCAATCGCCCTCGCAATGATCAAG ATCTATAGTTGGAGAATCTGGGAAAATCAAGCAAAGGCCATGGCCCATCCTCATCCACAAG GAATGAAAAGATTATCTACGTTTATTTATCGGAACACTGCGCATCCATGGAGCCAACACAATATCCTCATTTGGCTG CTTTGTTTCAGCCGAAATATATGGAGCTCGATAAACAGAACAGACTATCGGGCTCTGAGATTGGGATtcattaca ACACATAACTTGCCACTTTCATATGACTTCCATAACTATATGCTTCGAAGCATGGAAGAAGAGTTTCGAGATATTGTTGGGATCAG CATTCCACTCTGGATTTTTGCCATTTCTTGCATTCTTTTGGGCTTTCATG GTACTCATATCTACTTCTGGCTGTCGTTCCTGCCTATAATC tTCATCATGCTTGTGGGAACTAAACTGCATCGAATAGTAATAAAACTGGCTGTTGAAACGAAGAACATGAGTCAAAGTCAAAGGATGGAACGTAGCCACTTTAATCTGAGGGACGGCCTTTTCTGGTTCGGAAGGCCAAGGCTTCTGTTACGGTTGATACAGTTCATATCTTTCCAG AACGCTTTTGAAATGGCCACGTGTCTCTGGTCCTTG TGGGAGGTGAATGAAACTTCTTGTTTTACGAAGAATCATCAAGTTCTTGTTATTCGATTGACTTTTGG GGTCATTTCACAATTTTGGTGCAGTTTCATCACATTCCCTTTGTATGTCATTGTTACTCAG aTGGGTTCTCGGTTCAAGAAAACCATAGTGTCTGAAAATGTTAGGGAATCGTTGCACACATGGCGGCGGAGGGTGAAGGCGAAACACGGTCATAATCGTGATTTTTCCCTACTCCCAATGACGTCATCAACCATGTCGTTGGACTCGTTGGTGGATCATGATGACCATGATGAGATTGTGCCCATTTCAAGTCCACATGCTTTTATGAAAAACAGTCAAAGTCGTGTTCATGAAGTTTCGACATGCcatgatgatgacgacgatgatgatgacgattgTGAAGAAACTGACGTGTCTTGCGATTCAGAAAAATTTGAACCCGAGATCATTAATTAG